The genomic DNA GATGTACGAGGCCAACCCCATGAGCTGGCTGGTCGAACAGGCCGGCGGTGCCGCCACCAACGGGCGGCAACGGATCCTCGACCTGGCGCCGACGAAGCTCCATGAGCGGGTGGCGGTGGTGCTTGGATCGAAGAATGAGGTCGAGCGGCTGACCGGGTACCACGAACCGCTATAATCGCGGGCTTAGCCGGTGTAGCTCAGTCGGTAGAGCAGCTCATTCGTAATGAGAAGGTCGGGTGTTCGATTCATCTCTCCGGCACCAATATAGATAAGGCCCTGTTGCTGTCCAGACGATAACAACGGGGCCTTTCTCATTGGCGATGTAACGGTCGATCTAAAAGAACTTTGGGGCCGAGAGTTGACCCTCCCTTGGTTTTACGTACAGCAAGAAGTTGAACACCTCGGATGTATGGAGGCTGGGCCAAAACCGTTCAGACGCCCTTGCAAAGCTCTTCGCGAATGGCCTTTCTGACCACGGTCTCCAGCGACTCCGCGTCGATCGCGTGCTTGAGCGCATCGTTGATCAAGGTCTGATAGCCACGGTCGCCTGCCTTCTCTTTGAAGTACTCGACCACCGCGCCGTCGAGGAAGATATTGACGCGCTGTTTGCGCGGTAGCACCTGCCCGCCGGCCGCGCTTGCGTAGTAC from Variovorax sp. PBL-E5 includes the following:
- a CDS encoding BrnA antitoxin family protein; protein product: MMMRHCARQTSRPTSSYYASAAGGQVLPRKQRVNIFLDGAVVEYFKEKAGDRGYQTLINDALKHAIDAESLETVVRKAIREELCKGV